From Candidatus Nomurabacteria bacterium, one genomic window encodes:
- the umuD gene encoding translesion error-prone DNA polymerase V autoproteolytic subunit, with the protein MTKPQHKVLVTSARPAVSKGSQEHDLFASRPAAGFPAPGDDLVERPLDLNDLMVEHPTATFFVRVSGDSMEGARIFDGDILVVDRSIEPKNGLIVVAAVYGELVVKRLRKLSGGMALVSEQEGYEPISIDEAEGCYIWGVVTGSARVF; encoded by the coding sequence CGTGTCCAAAGGGTCACAAGAGCACGACCTCTTTGCTTCAAGACCAGCTGCCGGCTTCCCTGCGCCTGGCGATGATCTGGTGGAGCGTCCACTTGATCTCAATGATCTGATGGTTGAACATCCAACCGCAACCTTTTTCGTGCGGGTATCAGGTGATTCTATGGAAGGAGCTCGGATTTTTGATGGTGATATTCTTGTAGTAGATCGTTCGATTGAGCCTAAGAACGGCCTGATTGTAGTGGCTGCGGTCTACGGCGAGTTGGTAGTGAAGCGTTTGCGTAAGCTGTCTGGTGGTATGGCGCTCGTTTCAGAGCAAGAAGGCTACGAACCGATCAGTATTGATGAGGCCGAAGGATGTTATATTTGGGGTGTAGTGACCGGCAGTGCGCGGGTTTTTTAG